In Rutidosis leptorrhynchoides isolate AG116_Rl617_1_P2 chromosome 2, CSIRO_AGI_Rlap_v1, whole genome shotgun sequence, one genomic interval encodes:
- the LOC139890769 gene encoding folate-biopterin transporter 1, chloroplastic, producing MVIVNISSPTPNLISNLLLPNSRSIISPRQISFTVVSAGVGRSKRHRRLLSTPPHTEDMSSLSVPMPSSSSSSSVDNIDDYDYEQQQQPFVTSRNRNGAVSSSKTVPQKNRYSMSSISCYGVDLTPDNIAVAMVYFVQGVLGLARLAVSFYLKDDLHLDPAETAVITGLSALPWLIKPLYGFISDSVPLFGYRRRSYLVLSGLLGALSWSLMATFVDGKYGATFCILLGSLSVAFSDVVVDSMVVERARGETQSVSGSLQSLCWGSSAFGGIVSSYFSGSLVDAYGVRFVFGLTALLPLLTSAVAVLVKEQRVRGPSRGHNVIAGGPSGFYDTSIDSIIELWQAIKQPNVFLPTLFIFLWQATPHSESAMFYFTTNKLGFTPEFLGRVKLVTSIASLLGVGLYNGFLKNVPLRKIFLGTTVTGTLLGLTQVILVTGLNRQFGISDEWFAIGDSLIITVLGQASFMPVLVLAARLCPEGMEATLFATLMSVSNGGSVLGGLFGAGLTQVLGITKDRFDSLALLIIVCNLSSLLPLPLLHLLPDDNPNDIKPNEDVDIELKSS from the exons atggtaATAGTGAACATATCATCCCCAACCCCAAATCTAATCTCCAACCTCTTGTTACCAAATTCTCGTTCAATTATTTCTCCTCGTCAGATCTCATTTACGGTCGTATCCGCCGGCGTCGGAAGAAGTAAACGTCACCGGAGATTACTTTCGACACCACCGCACACGGAGGACATGTCGTCACTTTCCGTTCCtatgccatcatcatcatcatcatcatctgttgATAAtattgatgattatgattatgagcaACAACAGCAGCCCTTCGTTACCTCTAGAAACc GTAATGGGGCAGTCTCTTCAAGTAAAACTGTTCCTCAAAAGAATAGATATTCCATGAGTTCAATTAGTTGTTATGGTGTAGACCTTACACCCGATAATATTGCAGTTGCTATGGTATACTTTGTTCAAGGAGTTTTGGGGCTTGCTAGACTTGCCGTTAGCTTTTATTTAAAGGATGATTTGCATCTTGATCCAGCTGAG ACAGCTGTGATAACCGGTTTATCTGCATTGCCTTGGCTTATTAAGCCCTTGTATGGGTTTATCAG TGACTCAGTCCCACTATTTGGGTACCGAAGAAGATCATATTTAGTTCTATCTGGACTTCTTGGAGCACTTTCTTGGAGTTTAATGGCCACTTTTGTTGATGGCAAGTATGGTGCTACTTTTTGCATACTTCTTGGGTCTCTTTCTGTTGCTTTTTCAGATGTT GTTGTGGATTCGATGGTGGTAGAGAGAGCACGTGGTGAGACACAAAGCGTATCGGGATCTCTTCAATCGCTATGTTGGGGATCCTCCGCGTTTGGAGGAATTGTAAGCTCCTACTTTAGTGGGTCCCTGGTGGATGCTTATGGTGTAAG ATTTGTTTTTGGTCTTACGGCGCTGCTTCCTTTGTTGACATCTGCAGTTGCTGTATTAGTCAAAGAGCAACGTGTCCGTGGTCCATCAAGGGGGCACAATGTAATTGCGGGGGGCCCATCTGGCTTTTATGATACCTCAATAGATAGTATCATTGAGTTGTGGCAAGCTATCAAACAACCCAATGTATTTCTTCCCACGTTGTTTATATTTCTCTGGCAAGCAACTCCTCACTCAGAATCTGCCATGTTTTACTTCAC AACAAATAAACTCGGTTTTACACCCGAGTTTCTGGGGCGTGTTAAGCTTGTGACATCTATTGCGTCGCTTCTTGGTGTTGGTCTCTATAATGGATTTTTGAAAAATGTTCCACTTCGAAAGATTTTTCTTGGTACAACTGTAACTGGTACTCTCCTTGGGTTAACTCAG GTCATCCTCGTGACTGGGCTAAATCGACAATTTGGTATTAGTGATGAGTGGTTTGCAATTGGTGATTCGTTGATCATAACGGTCCTTGGTCAG GCCTCATTCATGCCGGTTCTTGTTTTAGCAGCAAGACTTTGCCCAGAGGGCATGGAAGCAACTCTATTTGCGACGCTAATGTCGGTGTCGAATGGAGGGAGTGTACTTGGGGGTCTATTTGGAGCGGGTTTGACCCAGGTTTTGGGTATCACCAAGGACAGATTTGACAGTTTGGCCCTTCTTATAATCGTCTGCAATCTCAGCTCGTTGTTACCGTTGCCACTGTTACATCTTCTTCCTGATGATAATCCTAACGACATCAAACCTAATGAAGATGTTGATATCGAGTTAAAATCTAGTTAA
- the LOC139890770 gene encoding root allergen protein-like: protein MSTVTTDIEVVSPFPIEMIFHVFSDFDTVAPKVNPQVFKSIETLEGDGGVGTIKLFTFGDDVPFASGKYKIDAIDVSNFSFSVKFFEGDILMDIMESITHHVKILPSADAGSVFMQTIVYNCKGNDKPSKEALNFEKEIYEKPYKALEAYAIAHPETY from the exons ATGAGTACCGTCACTACTGATATCGAGGTTGTTTCTCCATTTCCCATTGAAATGATCTTCCATGTTTTCAGCGACTTCGACACGGTTGCACCTAAGGTCAACCCTCAAGTTTTCAAGTCAATCGAGACACTCGAAGGTGATGGAGGTGTTGGAACAATAAAGCTCTTCACTTTTGGTGATG ATGTTCCATTTGCAAGCGGAAAGTATAAAATCGACGCAATTGATGTAAGCAACTTCAGCTTTAGCGTCAAGTTCTTTGAAGGAGATATACTAATGGATATAATGGAATCAATCACCCATCATGTTAAGATCTTGCCTTCTGCTGATGCAGGAAGCGTATTCATGCAGACAATCGTTTATAACTGTAAAGGAAACGACAAACCATCTAAAGAAGCTCTAAACTTTGAAAAAGAAATTTACGAGAAACCATACAAAGCTTTGGAGGCTTACGCCATTGCCCATCCTGAAACTTActga
- the LOC139890771 gene encoding ATP-dependent Clp protease proteolytic subunit-related protein 3, chloroplastic-like, whose product MSLSLGLSMASSTIHCYSPTSSSYRRTTVVARNSSIKPRLPPLNPKDPFLSKLASIASTSPEKLLNRPVDSDTPPYLDLFDSPTLMATPATVERSVSYNEHRPRRPPPDLPSLLLHGRIVYLGMPLVPAVTELIIAELMYLQWMDPKEPIYLYINSTGTTRDDGESVGMETEGFAIYDAMMQLKNEIHTVGVGAAIGHACLLLAAGAKGKRFMMPHAKAMIQQPRVPSSGLMTGSDVLIRAKEVIINKDTLVELLSKHTENSVETVTQVMRRPFYMDSTKAKEFGVIDKILWRGQEKIMADAAPPEAWDKNAGIKSLDAM is encoded by the exons ATGTCGTTGAGCTTAGGCTTATCAATGGCTTCTTCCACTATCCATTGCTATTCACCTACGTCATCATCATACCGGAGAACAACGGTAGTTGCTAGAAACAGTAGTATTAAACCCAGGCTACCTCCGTTGAACCCTAAAGATCCATTTCTTTCAAAACTCGCATCAATTGCTTCAACTTCACCGGAGAAGCTTCTGAATCGACCGGTTGACTCCGATACGCCGCCGTATTTGGACCTTTTTGATTCTCCCACGCTCATGGCTACTCCTGCAACA GTGGAGAGATCGGTTTCATACAATGAGCACAGGCCAAGGAGGCCTCCTCCAGACTTGCCGTCATTGCTTCTCCACGGAAGAATAGTTTACCTTGGAATGCCG CTGGTGCCGGCAGTTACAGAGCTCATCATTGCAGAGTTAATGTATCTACAATGGATGGATCCAAAAGAGcctatatatctttatataaattcTACAGGAACTACTCGTGATGATGGTGAATCG GTCGGAATGGAGACAGAGGGTTTTGCGATTTATGATGCTATGATGCAATTGAAAAATGAG ATACATACTGTTGGAGTTGGAGCTGCTATTGGTCATGCGTGTCTCTTGCTTGCTGCAGGAGCTAAAGGCAAAAGATTTATGATGCCACATGCAAAAG CTATGATACAACAGCCTCGTGTCCCATCATCTGGATTAATGACGGGTAGTGATGTTCTCATACGTGCAAAGGAG GTAATCATTAACAAAGACACACTTGTTGAACTTTTGTCGAAGCACACCGAAAAT TCGGTGGAAACTGTAACGCAAGTGATGCGAAGACCTTTTTACATGGATTCCACTAAAGCTAAAGAGTTTGGTGTAATTGATAAG ATACTTTGGCGTGGTCAAGAAAAGATCATGGCTGACGCGGCCCCACCAGAGGCATGGGATAAAAACGCTGGGATCAAATCTCTTGACGCAATGTAG